Proteins encoded together in one Balaenoptera ricei isolate mBalRic1 chromosome 2, mBalRic1.hap2, whole genome shotgun sequence window:
- the PNMA1 gene encoding paraneoplastic antigen Ma1 translates to MAMALLEDWCRGMDVNSQRALLVWGIPVNCDEAEIEETLQAAMPQVPYRVLGRMFWREENAKAALLELTGAVDYAAIPREMPGKGGVWKVVFKPPTSDAEFLERLHLFLAREGWTVQDVARVLGFQNPTPAPGPDMTAEMLNYILDNVIQPLVESVWYKKLTLFSGRDILGPGEETFGPWLEHTNEVIEEWQVSDVEKRRRLMQSLRGPAAEFIRILKISNPAITTAECLKALEQVFGSVESSRDAQVRFLNTYQNPGEKLSAYVIRLEPLLQKVVEKGAIDKDNVNQARLEQVIAGANHSWAIRRQLWLTGAAEGPAPNLFQLLVQIREEEAKEEEEEAEAALLQLGLEGHF, encoded by the coding sequence ATGGCGATGGCACTGTTGGAAGACTGGTGTAGGGGGATGGATGTGAACTCCCAGAGAGCCCTGCTGGTCTGGGGGATCCCCGTGAACTGTGATGAGGCTGAAATCGAAGAGACCCTCCAGGCTGCGATGCCCCAGGTGCCCTATCGAGTGCTTGGGAGAATGTTCTGGAGGGAAGAGAATGCCAAAGCAGCTTTGTTAGAGCTCACTGGCGCTGTCGATTACGCCGCGATCCCCAGGGAGATGCCAGGTAAAGGAGGGGTCTGGAAAGTGGTCTTTAAGCCCCCGACTTCCGATGCTGAATTTCTAGAAAGGTTGCACCTCTTCCTAGCAAGAGAGGGGTGGACCGTGCAAGATGTTGCCCGTGTCCTTGGGTTTCAGAACCCCACTCCGGCCCCAGGCCCAGATATGACAGCAGAGATGCTAAACTATATTTTGGATAATGTTATTCAGCCTCTTGTTGAGTCCGTATGGTACAAGAAGCTGACACTCTTCTCCGGGAGGGACatcctggggcctggggaggagaCATTTGGTCCCTGGCTGGAGCACACTAATGAGGTCATAGAGGAGTGGCAGGTGTCAGATGTGGAAAAGAGGCGGCGGTTGATGCAGAGTCTTAGAGGCCCTGCTGCTGAGTTCATACGCATTCTCAAGATCAGCAACCCTGCGATTACCACCGCCGAATGCCTGAAGGCGCTTGAGCAGGTGTTTGGGAGCGTGGAGAGCTCTAGGGATGCGCAGGTCAGATTTCTGAACACTTACCAGAACCCGGGAGAAAAGTTATCCGCTTATGTCAttcgtctggagcctctgctgcAGAAGGTGGTGGAGAAGGGGGCCATAGATAAAGATAACGTGAATCAAGCCCGCCTGGAGCAGGTCATTGCCGGGGCCAACCACAGCTGGGCCATCCGAAGGCAGCTGTGGCTGACCGGGGCTGCGGAAGGGCCAGCGCCAAACCTCTTCCAGTTGCTGGTGCAGATCCGCGAGGAGGAGgccaaggaagaggaggaggaggctgaggctgCCCTCCTGCAGTTAGGCCTGGAGGGGCACTTCTGA